GCCCGCTATATCTAAATTAACGATACTGCTTATATCGCTATCGATTTTAAACTTCAAAGATTCGTTAAGATTTTCTACCTCGCCTATTCTTGATAAACCCGCATAGCCCGGATAGTCGTTTATAAAATCCTTAATGGTTTCGTAATCGTCGATATTATATCCGTTTTCTATAACCTCCGTAAGTTCCCTGAAAGCTCCGTTCTGATTCGAAAAATAGGTCTTATATCTTACGCCGTTATAAAACTTGTCCGCAATGAAAACGAAAATTTTGTTATATAAAATTCCGTTTTCGGATAGCTGAGATTTGACGGAATAAGTTGTTTTATTGATTAATGAATTTTGATTCATAAGATTTGTCGGTTAATCTTGTCCGGTTACCGGACGACATTAAGATTCGTTATTTTTTACATTTCCTGTTTTATTTTTTGCATATCTTTTTGAGATATCCGCCCAATTATAATAGTGAATATAGTAAAAAAGCCAAAGCCGACGGCCAAATAACAAACATATATAGATATAAAGCGTCTGTACAGTCAGTCACAGAAAGATGCAATACGTCTGCTGTAAAAAATAAAAAAAATACCGGCGAAATAAAAACAAAATATATTGTAATAGATATTATTATTCTAAAAGATTTGGTCATAATTTTGTCACTCAATTTTAGCCTCCGCTTTTTGCATATCTTTTTTGAAATAAGATTTTAGATAGCATTTTATTCCCCGGTAGAACCAAAGCCGTTATCCTTTCTTGTAGTCTCCGTATTGACGCTGACGACTCGTTGCGGTTGTCCCGTCCACACGGGAACTATTAACATCTGCGCTATTTTTTGACCAGGCGATAACGTGATAATATCTTTAGATTTGTTTTTTGCCAGCACTACGATTTCGCCCCTGTATTCGTGGTCCACAATACCGCCTTTTATTTCTACGCCCTTTACGGCTAACCCCGACTTTTCTTTAATAACCGCCGCGTAGCCTATCGGAAACTCCATTTTAAAGCCGGTATGTGCGATTATAATGTTCCCATAAACAACGAATAGTAATATTAACCTGTTCCGGCGCGGCAATACCATGGAATGACCCTGCCACTTTTCGAGGCTCTTTTAAACCGTTTCTTTGAAATAATTACGAAAGAATTATCTTATTCCCGGTGGTGGAAAATAGGCAATGAGAGGTATAATAAAATAAACTCCTTATTGAAAGAATTTATTGAATACTATACTTCCAAAAACGATATAGTCCGTTATTATACCGTAAATTATGACCTGCTTACCGAATTTGCGACGAAATTGAAATTTTTCAAAGGATTTGTTAAATGCGGGTTTAATCTAAGAAAAGTAATGGAACTTCTTAAAGATGTTCCGTTAGTTATAAATATTGGATCGGGAAAAACTGGGACGAAGCCCATCGGTAATAATGAATTAAAATAATATTCTAATGTTTTACTCTTAAAGACCTGCCCGTTTCAACAAAACTTTTATGAACTTGCATATTCATAAACTCGCCTGCTGTCCAGATTGCCGCCGGTCCAACGGCTACACCGTTAAAAGTATTGAGGCACCCACAATTGCCAACTTTTTGCCCTGGTATTATCACCCATTTTCTGCCATTCCAGTGAATGGCAAGAGGTCCTCCGCCTGTACTGTCATGGCGGCCAACCGCCCACACATTGTTGCCCCATGCGGAGATGCTATATAGCTGATTATTCTGACGAGGTATGTTCGGACTTGGAACTTTTCGCCATATATATCCGTTCCATTGTTCAATAAGCGTCAGGTAGTGCTTTCGTGGAAACGGACGGTAGGTTCCTGCAGCCCAGACATTATGAGGCGAAATGGCAACAGCAGAGTATAAAACATTTTCATACCGGCTTGCATTTGGCGAGCGTATGCGAATCCAGCGATGTCCGTTCCATTGTAATATCAAAGTTCGATTAGCCTCGCCGTTCCAGTAATGCCCCACTGCCCATATATCATGGGAATTGACGGCTGCAATACCTGAAAGCGCGTTCACGGTTATCCGCTGATGAAAATGACCGTCCGGTCGGACAAACGATGAGCTTCTGTCAGGATCAGGACTGGGGACTATTTTCCATCCATAGCCGTTCCAATGTTCTATCAATGTATGTCCTGTATGCTCGAATTGAAGATTTTGAAAGGAAATTTTGGAATTGTAGTAGCCCCCCACGGCCCACGCGTCGTTTGGTCCCAGTACAGCAATATCAAAAAGGGTGTCGGCCTTCCCCTTGTTTGGCGTAGGAACTACTCTCCATTTTAATCCATTCCAGTGTTCAGCAAGCGTTCTGAAAGTAAGGTTGGGCCACCCGGCATCACTCGGCGCATAGGTGCCAACCGCCCAGACATCATTTACTCCTTTGCCCGCCACGCCAAAAAAGTGCGCCCAACCCGCGGATGGGTTTGGTGTAAAAACATACACCCATCTTCTACCATTCCAGTGAATGGCGAAGGTGCGATCGGTGGTACTAATTTGATAAGCGCCTACCGCCCAGAAGTTGCCGGGATATATCAATCTGACGGCATCCAATCCGCTTCTTCTCCCTGGCTCCGGAATGCGGACAGAGTGCAGCCACGATGGTTTATTAATATGCCCGGATGCTTTCAGATTTTTAGGTATAAAAACTGCAAGATATACGAAAACAGGAATAAAAGATATATAAATTAATGTATAAATTTTGTTGATTTTCATATAGTTACTTTTAATGAAGTTGTAATAAATTAATTTAATCTTACCCTTCTCAAATAAATTATACTATCATATTTAAATAATTTATAATTATTTTAAAACAGGATTAGACCATTAAAACCATTATGATAATGAATACGTAAATTATGCATAGCATGTCTTCTATATTAAGGCAATATGAAAAATGAAAATTTAGGCAAAAATTGCGTATTCCATAAATTTGTATTATGCAGGCTTAAGAATAAACTCTTTTCCGGCTTTAGTCGTTACTTTTATTACGGGTGCGAACAAAATAAAATCTTCGTGAAAATTAACCCTCACGTTTCCCCCGAAGGACGAATTATCTCCCAGAGCTATATGAATGGAACCGAATATCTTTTCGGCTTCTAAAATATTAAGGATATTTTTAGCTTCTTTATTTGTGCCTATTCCTAGCTCGGCTATATTTGAAATAAGATTATTATTTTTAATCGAATCTATAAATGATTATAATGTTCCCATAAATTAATACAACCCGCATAGGTGGATTCGGGATATGCAAATATCCCGAAATTATTGTAAAATAATAATAAATTCAACCTGAAATCATTTTACGGGGGTTTTGTATCCCGAGAAAAAAGTATCTGATTTATTTTATTTTTCGAAAGTTAATTCTAAAAAGTCTTTGGGGGTCAAAATAAGAGTATTTTTTAATTTCTTATTGTAAAAAGTTAAAAAATCTTTTGTGTTTCCCGTGATAAAAAAATCTATATCGTGATAAACGGCCGAAGATAAAATTATCCTATCGTTTTCGGGAAGGTTCTTTGCAAATTCGTAATAAACATCAACGTCTTCAATTATATCGGCTTTGCTTAAAAGTTCATTTAAAAAATCTAATTTTTCCGGTTTCTTTATCTTTATGTTGTGAATCGACTCAAACTTAACGAGATTTGATATATAAATTTTGATAATATTGAGATTTTGAAGCTCGAAGAAAAGATAGGAGCGGGATTTTCCTTTTTCTGAATAAGCGGCGGAAAATACGACGTTGCTATCCAGAAAAACCTTTAATTTTTCCATTTCTTTAGAATTTTAGCCTTTTCGTCTTTTTTTAATACATCTTCTTCTATAAGTTCTTTTACAAAATCATCGTCAAATGTTCTTGCTGCCTGTTTTAATTTTTTTAAAGGTATAGCATATGCCGGTTTTATGACGAGTTCCCCGTTTCTTTCTTCTAGTATAACAGGCTGTTTGCTTTTTATATTATATTTTTTTCTTAAATTGCTCGGGATAGTAATCTGTCCTCTTTCTCCCACTATTAACGTTTCCATTTATATCGCCTCCGCATCTGGGTCTTAAATTTCATTTGATTTATATATTAATAAATTATTCTTAATATATAAATATTATATACCTATTTTCAGAAAATATGCAAATAAATTAAAGGAACTTATTTCTTTTTGCCCCAAACATCGTCAACGGCTTTTTTAAGCGTATCCGGGACTAAATGCGAATAGCGCTTTGTCATCTGAGTCGTTCTGTGGCCCAACAGCTCCCCCGTTATATAAAGCGACGTTCCGTTCATTACCATTTTACTCGCAAAGACATGGCGTAAATCATGAATTCTTAAATCCTTAAGTCCGGCTTTGCGACACGCCGTATGAAAAGAATGTTTAAAATCGGTTAATTTAGTCCCGTTCCTCTCAAATATATATAAACTATCCTGATTTCTTTGAATGCCGACCAAAATAGCCTTTAACGGCTTTGAAATTGGAATATATCGGTCAAATTTAGTTTTTGTGCCTTTAATTGTAATTACGTCGTTTTGCAAATCTACGTCGTCCCATTTAAGATTTAAAGCCTCGCCTTTACGACAGCCGGTATAAATCAGAAAAGTTATTAAATCTTTTGTCAGCTTATTCGTCGCTCCGGCAATAAGTTTATCTATATCTTCGTTGCTTAAAGTTTTAAGGCGGGATAATTCGTTTAGTTTCTTGATACCGGAGGCAGGGTTCTTATCAATAATCTCTTTCTCTATGCAGTAATTAAAGAAATTACGCAGGATAGCTATCTCATAATTTACCGACCTAAAATTAATTTCTGACTCTCTCTTGCCTATATTTTTTTCTAAGTTTATTATTTCAAGTTTTCTTTGGAACTGATAA
This is a stretch of genomic DNA from Candidatus Acidulodesulfobacterium ferriphilum. It encodes these proteins:
- a CDS encoding site-specific integrase codes for the protein MNIYKRGQVYWCKFRIDNKLYQYSCKTKDKPAASEIAAAIYADTIRDRFNIPIKNKAVYNFKEVFTEYTKQRKEKIRERTASNHFLPILSNKEIINITPIDIKNYQFQRKLEIINLEKNIGKRESEINFRSVNYEIAILRNFFNYCIEKEIIDKNPASGIKKLNELSRLKTLSNEDIDKLIAGATNKLTKDLITFLIYTGCRKGEALNLKWDDVDLQNDVITIKGTKTKFDRYIPISKPLKAILVGIQRNQDSLYIFERNGTKLTDFKHSFHTACRKAGLKDLRIHDLRHVFASKMVMNGTSLYITGELLGHRTTQMTKRYSHLVPDTLKKAVDDVWGKKK
- a CDS encoding dUTP diphosphatase — protein: MVLPRRNRLILLFVVYGNIIIAHTGFKMEFPIGYAAVIKEKSGLAVKGVEIKGGIVDHEYRGEIVVLAKNKSKDIITLSPGQKIAQMLIVPVWTGQPQRVVSVNTETTRKDNGFGSTGE
- a CDS encoding PIN domain-containing protein; protein product: MEKLKVFLDSNVVFSAAYSEKGKSRSYLFFELQNLNIIKIYISNLVKFESIHNIKIKKPEKLDFLNELLSKADIIEDVDVYYEFAKNLPENDRIILSSAVYHDIDFFITGNTKDFLTFYNKKLKNTLILTPKDFLELTFEK
- a CDS encoding AbrB/MazE/SpoVT family DNA-binding domain-containing protein, which encodes METLIVGERGQITIPSNLRKKYNIKSKQPVILEERNGELVIKPAYAIPLKKLKQAARTFDDDFVKELIEEDVLKKDEKAKILKKWKN